Proteins co-encoded in one Artemia franciscana chromosome 10, ASM3288406v1, whole genome shotgun sequence genomic window:
- the LOC136031734 gene encoding U-scoloptoxin(01)-Cw1a-like produces the protein MFRFSSFVALSLVAVAYARMAYILPDGTDSLLNEELKTTFSCEGKNYGYYADVDNNCQIFHVCQPVVDAEGKSQETAQFSFVCGNLTIFSQETLTCTLAEDALPCSEAPSFYETSNEGFGVVPDDDDE, from the exons ATGTTCCGCTTCTCCAGCTTTGTCGCTCTTTCTTTGGTCGCTGTTGCCTACGCTAGAATGGCTTACATTTTACCAGATGGCACAGACTCCTTATTGAACGAAGAATTGAAGACAACATTTAGCTGCGAAGGGAAAAATTATGGATACTATGCTGATGTAGATAACAACTGTCAAATTTTCCACGTTTGCCAGCCAGTTGTAGATGCTGAGGGCAAG agtcaaGAAACAGCGCAATTCAGTTTTGTTTGCGGCAACCTCACAATTTTTAGTCAAGAAACCCTGACATGCACCCTAGCTGAAGACGCCTTACCCTGCTCAGAAGCCCCTTCTTTCTATGAAACCAGTAACGAGGGATTTGGAGTTGTTcctgatgatgatgatgaataa